A DNA window from Parabacteroides johnsonii DSM 18315 contains the following coding sequences:
- a CDS encoding glycosyltransferase family 2 protein, with translation MEQIYSLFVFLFWFGLFIVFYTYIGYGILLYLLVRIKETIKKEDIRALPVPLPDVTLFIAAYNEEDIIPKKMANCRSLSYPADKLHIVWVTDGSNDLTNERLAAYEDATVLFNPERKGKTAALNRGMQYVSTPYVVFTDANTMLNTDAIKEIVHSFSNPEVGCVAGEKRVDTQSAQGATAGEGIYWRYESALKDLDDRLYSAVGAAGELFAIQTCLFEQMPADTLLDDFILSLRIAAKGYKIAYCKEAYATETASLNMKEEEKRKIRIAAGGLQSVWRLKGLFNIFRYGTLSFQYVSHRVLRWTLTPLMLFLLLPANFVLALSGSPFYIGIFVLQLLFYTAAYAGYKMEQRNLRNKLLFIPYYFIFMNINVIRGFFYLHKNKGNGAWSKAKRGPSTL, from the coding sequence ATGGAACAAATATACTCCCTCTTCGTCTTCTTATTTTGGTTCGGACTATTCATCGTCTTTTATACTTATATCGGTTATGGAATCCTGTTATACCTTCTGGTACGTATCAAAGAAACAATTAAGAAGGAGGATATCCGGGCTCTCCCAGTCCCCCTGCCCGACGTGACGCTCTTCATCGCTGCTTATAATGAAGAAGACATTATCCCGAAAAAGATGGCAAACTGCCGGAGTCTCTCCTATCCAGCCGACAAACTACATATCGTATGGGTGACCGACGGATCAAACGACCTCACAAACGAACGGCTGGCAGCCTATGAAGATGCCACCGTCCTCTTCAATCCCGAACGGAAAGGCAAAACAGCCGCCTTGAACCGGGGAATGCAATATGTCTCGACACCCTATGTCGTTTTTACGGATGCCAACACAATGCTGAATACAGATGCCATAAAAGAGATCGTCCATAGTTTTTCAAATCCCGAAGTCGGATGTGTGGCAGGAGAAAAGAGAGTCGATACTCAATCAGCCCAAGGGGCGACCGCCGGAGAAGGCATCTATTGGAGATATGAATCGGCTTTGAAAGATTTGGACGATCGGCTTTATTCAGCTGTCGGTGCGGCAGGGGAACTTTTCGCCATACAAACCTGTCTATTCGAACAAATGCCGGCAGATACCTTGTTAGACGACTTCATCCTTTCCCTCCGCATTGCCGCCAAAGGTTATAAGATAGCCTATTGCAAGGAAGCCTATGCTACAGAGACTGCTTCCCTGAACATGAAAGAAGAAGAGAAACGGAAAATACGAATAGCAGCCGGCGGCCTGCAATCGGTCTGGCGTCTTAAAGGCCTGTTCAATATTTTCCGCTACGGCACACTTAGTTTCCAGTATGTCAGCCACCGTGTATTGCGTTGGACGCTTACCCCATTAATGCTTTTCCTACTATTGCCGGCAAATTTTGTCCTCGCTCTGTCAGGAAGTCCTTTCTACATAGGGATATTCGTCCTGCAACTGCTGTTTTACACTGCCGCCTATGCTGGTTACAAAATGGAACAGCGGAACCTGCGTAATAAACTGCTATTTATCCCCTACTATTTTATTTTTATGAATATAAATGTTATTCGGGGATTCTTCTACCTGCACAAAAACAAGGGAAATGGAGCTTGGAGCAAGGCTAAAAGGGGACCGTCCACCCTATAA
- a CDS encoding tetratricopeptide repeat protein, translated as MKRMRKSIIWMAAFMFCSGAVLAQKAERKNVREGNKLYETEKFTEAEIAYRKSLEVNPRSSEGTYNLGNALYKQKKFPEAAEQYQLIAGQGEKMIETPEGKARLAEIYHNVGNIGMQSKEYAKSVEAYKQSLRLNPKDDETRYNLALAQKLLQDQQNQQNEDQNQDQNEDKKEDQDKQDQQQQNQDQQQQQDDKKQDKTQEQQPQQQEQMSKDNAQQMLDAFLQDEKDTQEKVKKAQAQQQQRRRTDKEW; from the coding sequence ATGAAACGTATGCGAAAATCGATTATATGGATGGCGGCATTTATGTTCTGTTCTGGAGCCGTGTTGGCCCAGAAAGCGGAGCGTAAGAATGTGCGGGAGGGGAATAAACTTTATGAGACGGAAAAGTTTACCGAGGCAGAAATCGCCTACCGGAAAAGCTTGGAGGTGAACCCGCGTTCATCCGAGGGGACTTATAACCTGGGGAATGCCTTGTATAAACAGAAGAAATTTCCTGAAGCTGCCGAGCAGTACCAGCTGATAGCCGGACAGGGGGAGAAGATGATTGAAACGCCCGAAGGCAAAGCTCGCTTGGCGGAAATTTATCATAATGTCGGAAATATTGGCATGCAGAGCAAAGAGTATGCCAAAAGTGTCGAAGCTTACAAACAATCTTTGCGCCTGAACCCGAAAGATGATGAGACACGTTATAATTTGGCTTTGGCACAAAAATTGTTGCAGGATCAACAGAATCAGCAGAATGAAGATCAAAATCAGGATCAGAACGAGGATAAGAAGGAAGATCAGGATAAACAGGATCAACAGCAGCAGAATCAGGATCAGCAACAACAGCAGGATGATAAGAAGCAGGATAAGACACAGGAGCAACAACCGCAACAGCAAGAACAGATGAGCAAAGATAACGCTCAGCAGATGTTGGATGCCTTCCTGCAGGATGAAAAAGACACTCAGGAAAAGGTGAAGAAAGCGCAGGCTCAACAGCAACAGCGCCGTCGCACGGATAAAGAGTGGTAG
- a CDS encoding universal stress protein translates to MEDKLVTLAIHTFEKAQILKTMLETEGIEVYIHNVNQIQPVVSAGVRVRIKESDLPHALRIIEDSKWLNEDAEQEEKAGPQEKKILIPIDFSDYSVKACELGINYAHKVGAEVMIMHAYFSPYFPSAIPMGDTLAYQVNEEETAQNVLKRVQIDMENICTLINRKMHSGELPEVKYNYVLREGLPEEEIIAYSKEYHPSLIVMGTRGKSQKDLDLIGSVTGEVIEVNKVPVLAIPENVPFEDLSEAKNIAFATSFNQRDLVAFDGFMEIIKPYNAHIHLFNISTSKNEWNEIRLTGVNEYFKKQYPEAHITHTVLADGDLLLAIEKFVRDEHIDVIALSTYRRNILARMFNPSIARKMLFHTDTPLLVMHA, encoded by the coding sequence ATGGAAGATAAATTAGTAACGTTAGCGATTCACACGTTCGAGAAAGCCCAGATTCTCAAAACGATGCTTGAAACAGAGGGGATTGAAGTCTACATACACAATGTAAACCAAATCCAACCGGTAGTTTCGGCTGGTGTACGTGTGCGAATTAAAGAAAGCGATCTGCCTCATGCCTTGCGTATCATCGAAGACAGTAAATGGCTTAACGAGGATGCCGAACAAGAGGAAAAAGCCGGTCCACAGGAGAAGAAGATATTGATACCGATAGACTTTTCCGACTATTCTGTCAAAGCGTGTGAATTGGGAATCAACTATGCCCATAAAGTCGGAGCCGAAGTGATGATCATGCACGCTTATTTCAGTCCTTATTTCCCGTCTGCTATTCCGATGGGCGACACGTTGGCTTACCAGGTGAACGAGGAAGAGACGGCACAGAATGTCCTGAAGCGTGTCCAGATCGATATGGAAAACATCTGTACGTTGATCAATCGCAAGATGCACTCTGGTGAACTTCCTGAAGTGAAATACAATTATGTTCTCCGTGAAGGTTTGCCGGAAGAAGAGATCATCGCCTACAGCAAGGAATACCATCCGTCATTAATCGTGATGGGAACTCGCGGAAAGAGTCAGAAAGATCTGGATCTGATCGGTAGCGTCACGGGTGAAGTGATCGAGGTGAATAAGGTTCCTGTCTTGGCTATTCCTGAAAATGTGCCTTTTGAAGATTTGAGCGAAGCTAAAAATATAGCGTTTGCCACTTCCTTCAATCAGCGTGACTTGGTGGCGTTCGATGGGTTTATGGAAATCATCAAACCGTACAATGCCCATATCCACTTGTTTAATATTTCGACAAGTAAGAACGAATGGAATGAAATACGTTTGACAGGAGTCAACGAGTATTTCAAGAAGCAATACCCGGAGGCCCATATCACCCACACGGTGCTGGCCGATGGCGATCTGTTATTGGCAATCGAAAAGTTTGTGCGGGATGAACATATCGACGTGATAGCACTCAGTACCTATCGACGGAATATCCTGGCACGCATGTTCAACCCTTCTATCGCCCGTAAGATGTTGTTCCATACGGACACACCGTTGCTGGTCATGCATGCATAA
- a CDS encoding vWA domain-containing protein — MFRFAHPDFLYLFFLLPVLVAFYVYAIVLKKKAIKKYGNPELLAELMPEVSPKRQHLKFWLLFGAITMVIIVMAGPQFGSKLETVKRQGVEIMVCLDVSNSMLAEDVSPDRLSKAKQMLSKLTDGFSNDKVGLIVFAGDAFTQLPITSDYVSAKMFLSSINPSMVSTQGTAIGAAINLAVRSFTPSETSDKAIILITDGENHEDDAVKAAAAAAEKGIHVNIVGMGDPKGSPIPVDGSNNYMKDKDGNVVITKLNEEMCQEIAAAGHGTYVRADNTNSALRALQKEIDKMNKSELDSKVYSEYDERFQTFAWIALILLLVDFMTLDRKNRIFRKVKLFS; from the coding sequence ATGTTTCGTTTTGCACATCCGGACTTTTTATACTTGTTCTTCTTGCTTCCCGTACTGGTTGCATTCTATGTGTATGCAATCGTCTTGAAGAAGAAGGCAATAAAGAAATATGGTAATCCTGAATTGTTGGCAGAGTTGATGCCGGAGGTTTCTCCCAAACGTCAGCATCTGAAGTTTTGGCTGTTGTTCGGAGCCATTACGATGGTTATCATAGTTATGGCCGGGCCACAGTTCGGTTCCAAACTGGAGACAGTGAAGCGTCAGGGAGTGGAGATCATGGTTTGTCTGGACGTATCCAATTCGATGTTGGCGGAAGATGTTTCGCCCGATCGTTTGTCCAAAGCCAAACAGATGTTGTCCAAACTGACCGACGGCTTTTCGAATGATAAGGTCGGACTGATCGTTTTCGCAGGAGATGCTTTCACGCAGCTCCCTATCACATCCGATTATGTCTCGGCCAAGATGTTCCTTTCATCCATCAACCCGTCGATGGTGTCGACACAAGGTACGGCTATCGGGGCTGCCATCAACCTGGCTGTACGTTCCTTTACGCCGAGCGAGACATCTGACAAGGCGATTATCCTGATTACCGATGGTGAGAACCACGAAGACGATGCCGTGAAAGCAGCTGCCGCAGCAGCAGAAAAAGGTATTCATGTAAACATTGTCGGTATGGGCGACCCGAAAGGTTCTCCGATCCCGGTGGACGGTAGCAACAACTACATGAAGGACAAGGATGGAAATGTGGTGATCACGAAACTGAATGAAGAGATGTGCCAGGAGATTGCGGCTGCCGGTCATGGGACGTATGTCCGGGCCGACAACACCAATTCTGCGCTTCGTGCACTTCAAAAAGAGATCGATAAGATGAATAAATCGGAACTGGACAGCAAAGTCTATTCGGAATATGACGAACGTTTCCAGACGTTTGCCTGGATTGCATTGATTCTGCTTTTGGTGGATTTCATGACGCTGGATCGCAAGAACCGTATATTCAGAAAAGTAAAATTATTCTCTTAA
- a CDS encoding tetratricopeptide repeat protein has protein sequence MKMNINMKKIVFFLLVQFVAIGAFAQEAAIKEAEVAYTKEDYGKAIELYEGLLKTHGESAEIYYNLGNAYYKENKIAPAILNYERALLLDPGDGDIRFNLQLARQKSVDKIEPVGDFFLHRWFDKVQNMGAADSWAQTGIVCFILFIGCLILFFFSKWIHLKKIGFYLGLVFLVLVIFANIFAGNQKDELVNRKSAIVFAPTVTVKSSPDASGTDLFILHEGTKVSIKSKLGDWNEIEMEDGNVGWMPSKDIEVI, from the coding sequence ATGAAGATGAATATAAATATGAAAAAGATCGTATTCTTTCTCCTGGTTCAATTTGTTGCCATAGGAGCGTTTGCTCAGGAGGCAGCGATCAAAGAAGCGGAAGTTGCCTATACGAAAGAAGATTATGGCAAGGCTATCGAACTCTACGAAGGGCTTCTGAAGACTCATGGTGAATCGGCCGAAATTTACTATAATTTAGGGAACGCTTATTATAAGGAGAACAAGATTGCTCCGGCCATCTTGAACTATGAGCGGGCTTTGCTACTGGATCCGGGGGATGGGGATATCCGTTTCAACTTGCAGTTGGCACGTCAGAAGTCTGTCGACAAGATCGAACCGGTGGGCGATTTCTTCCTCCACCGTTGGTTCGACAAGGTTCAAAATATGGGGGCTGCCGATTCATGGGCGCAGACCGGTATCGTTTGTTTTATCCTTTTTATCGGCTGCCTGATCCTGTTCTTCTTCTCCAAATGGATTCATTTGAAAAAAATCGGGTTCTATTTGGGGCTGGTATTCTTGGTGTTGGTCATCTTTGCCAATATCTTTGCCGGGAACCAGAAGGACGAGCTGGTAAACCGGAAGAGTGCAATCGTGTTTGCTCCAACAGTGACAGTGAAAAGTTCTCCCGATGCAAGTGGAACCGACTTGTTTATTCTGCATGAAGGAACAAAGGTTTCTATCAAAAGCAAGTTGGGAGACTGGAATGAAATAGAAATGGAAGATGGAAATGTTGGATGGATGCCGAGCAAAGACATTGAAGTTATATGA
- a CDS encoding phosphatase PAP2 family protein gives MIEKILIYERDAFFALNGSDSAFLDRFMWIFTGKAVWLPLAFLILLVLIYKKNWRESLLVLLAIVLVVTLCDQFASHVCKPIFTRFRPTHHPDFMDQVKIVFGYRGGLYGFISSHAANAFGFATLMALIMRDKLFGWTIFFWAVLTAYTRVYLGVHFISDIVPGAVSGVFFGYLVYKLYSFGRSKLFPVEVNNREPLYSKKRIRLIVYAIYVTILIIIIFNVPLAACLQK, from the coding sequence ATGATTGAAAAAATACTAATTTACGAACGCGATGCGTTCTTTGCGCTTAACGGCAGCGACTCTGCTTTTCTGGATCGTTTTATGTGGATTTTCACAGGAAAGGCAGTTTGGCTGCCGTTAGCCTTTTTGATTCTGCTGGTTTTGATTTATAAAAAGAACTGGCGCGAGTCGTTATTGGTTCTGTTGGCGATCGTATTGGTCGTTACGCTGTGCGACCAGTTTGCCTCTCATGTCTGTAAGCCTATTTTTACCCGTTTCCGTCCGACTCACCATCCTGATTTTATGGACCAGGTGAAAATTGTTTTCGGATACCGGGGGGGACTTTACGGGTTTATCTCCAGCCATGCTGCGAACGCTTTCGGTTTTGCGACTCTTATGGCATTGATCATGCGGGATAAACTGTTTGGCTGGACGATTTTTTTCTGGGCGGTTCTTACCGCTTATACGCGGGTTTATCTCGGAGTCCATTTCATTTCGGATATCGTGCCGGGTGCCGTTTCGGGTGTGTTCTTCGGTTATCTGGTCTACAAGCTCTATTCTTTCGGCCGTTCGAAGTTATTTCCTGTGGAGGTGAATAACCGGGAACCGCTGTATTCGAAAAAACGTATCCGTCTCATTGTCTATGCAATATATGTGACGATCCTTATTATTATCATTTTTAATGTACCGCTTGCGGCTTGCCTGCAAAAATGA
- a CDS encoding BatD family protein, whose amino-acid sequence MRKLVFLFVLFATFGVVARAADVTFKASAPEAVVMGETFRLSYTVNAEGKDIRVPEIPDFEVLIGPSTSTNMSTQIINGKMTTETSLTFTYILQPKKEGTFNIAPATIKVKGANYTSNALVIKVLPPDKAEEATKGGSTGTGISKDDAFLTIDVSKRNVYEQEGILVTFKLYVRKDIGGIDQPKFPEFTGFLAQEVELPQNKQLVMENYKGKNYGTAIIKQTVLYPQRSGKITIPSGKLDIVLRVPGPARQRTSVFDDFFGSSSYIDVKKELTTPPVTIDVKPLPSGKPASFSGAVGNFTMTSSISSNNVKTDDAVTVKVKISGNGNIKLIKNPEVAFPNDFDVYDPKVEVDIKTTTAGSSGTKTIEYMAIPRYAGDFEIPAVAFSYFDTKTGSYKTITSEPYKLHVEQGKGGGTSPVVSNFSNKESVKYLGKDIRYLKVNDIHFVPNNELFFGSFMYYMCYLIPAILFVVFFFIYRKQVKENSNLALVRTKKANKMAVRRLKNAGKLMKENKKEEFYDEVLRALWGYLSDKLSIPQANLTKDNVETELAKYGVDDALIKEFMDILNTCEFARYAPAQASDAMDKLYELTVDAIGKMENTIKK is encoded by the coding sequence ATGAGGAAATTAGTTTTCTTATTTGTTCTCTTTGCAACTTTCGGAGTGGTAGCCAGAGCGGCGGATGTAACGTTCAAGGCTTCTGCTCCGGAAGCTGTTGTTATGGGAGAAACTTTCAGATTGTCGTACACGGTGAATGCGGAAGGTAAAGATATACGTGTACCGGAAATACCGGACTTCGAGGTATTGATAGGTCCGTCTACTTCCACAAATATGAGTACCCAGATTATTAACGGTAAAATGACAACCGAAACATCATTGACGTTTACCTATATCCTCCAACCGAAGAAAGAGGGTACTTTCAATATCGCACCGGCAACAATCAAGGTCAAAGGCGCTAATTACACGTCTAACGCATTAGTGATAAAAGTGCTTCCTCCCGATAAGGCGGAAGAGGCAACCAAAGGTGGTTCGACCGGTACCGGAATCAGTAAGGACGATGCTTTTCTGACAATCGATGTTTCTAAACGGAATGTGTATGAACAGGAAGGCATTTTGGTTACGTTTAAATTGTATGTAAGAAAAGATATCGGAGGGATTGATCAGCCTAAGTTCCCCGAATTTACGGGTTTTCTTGCCCAAGAGGTAGAGCTGCCGCAAAATAAGCAGCTGGTAATGGAAAACTATAAGGGAAAGAATTACGGGACTGCTATTATAAAACAAACGGTGTTGTATCCTCAGCGTTCAGGGAAGATTACGATTCCTTCCGGGAAATTGGATATTGTTTTGCGTGTGCCTGGACCGGCCAGACAGAGAACCAGCGTATTCGACGATTTCTTCGGTTCTTCGTCTTATATAGATGTAAAGAAAGAACTGACTACTCCCCCTGTAACAATCGATGTTAAACCGTTGCCGTCGGGTAAGCCGGCTTCATTCTCCGGTGCGGTAGGTAATTTTACAATGACATCCAGCATCAGTTCCAATAATGTAAAGACAGACGATGCTGTTACTGTGAAGGTGAAGATTTCCGGTAATGGAAACATTAAACTGATAAAGAATCCGGAAGTGGCTTTCCCGAACGATTTCGACGTGTACGATCCGAAGGTGGAAGTGGACATCAAGACTACTACGGCTGGATCTTCCGGTACGAAGACGATCGAATATATGGCGATCCCGCGTTACGCAGGTGATTTCGAAATTCCGGCTGTCGCATTCTCTTATTTCGATACCAAAACAGGTTCTTATAAGACGATTACATCCGAACCGTACAAACTGCATGTAGAGCAGGGTAAGGGGGGAGGAACATCTCCTGTCGTTTCTAACTTCAGCAATAAGGAAAGTGTTAAATACTTGGGTAAGGATATCCGTTACCTGAAGGTGAACGACATTCATTTCGTTCCGAATAATGAACTGTTCTTCGGTTCATTCATGTACTATATGTGCTATCTGATCCCGGCAATCCTATTCGTTGTCTTCTTCTTCATCTACCGTAAGCAGGTGAAAGAGAATTCCAACTTGGCATTGGTTCGAACGAAGAAAGCTAATAAGATGGCGGTAAGACGTTTGAAAAATGCCGGCAAGCTGATGAAGGAAAACAAGAAAGAAGAATTTTATGACGAAGTGCTTCGTGCTTTGTGGGGCTACCTGAGCGACAAGTTGAGTATCCCGCAGGCCAACCTGACAAAGGATAATGTCGAAACGGAACTGGCGAAATATGGTGTGGACGACGCTTTGATCAAAGAATTTATGGATATCCTGAACACTTGCGAGTTTGCTCGCTATGCTCCGGCACAGGCTTCGGATGCGATGGATAAGTTATATGAACTGACAGTGGATGCCATTGGCAAAATGGAAAATACAATTAAAAAGTAA
- a CDS encoding glycosyltransferase codes for MLLIRLLEIILFVCFSVNILYLLVFSIASVFGKREKREKEAVSFRRVAILVPAYKEDRVIMECVESCLRQNYPHDRYDVVVISDRMEAVTNGRLSALPLILEVVRFENSTKAKALNLAMSHLSGYDLALILDADNTIGPDYLNQVNAAPFNGNIVGYQTHRTAKNKNTSLAYLDAVSEEINNSIFRQGHVNMGLSAALIGSGMVFDFELIKKMLSDIHAIGGFDRALELTLFKAGKRIDYLPDTYVLDEKVQNCRDFARQRRRWLSAQIHYLREFVGDVPVALLNKNWDFCDKLFQQMSIPRLLLLGGAFIIALVISFISWQVSLKWWALFCILIVSLLLAVPKSLYTRRLFVAVIELPETFFSMFLNLFRLKGANEKFIHTEHGVE; via the coding sequence ATGTTACTAATAAGGCTACTGGAGATCATCTTGTTTGTATGTTTCTCCGTCAATATATTGTATTTGCTCGTTTTCAGCATCGCTTCTGTGTTCGGAAAACGGGAGAAGAGAGAGAAGGAGGCCGTTTCTTTTCGTCGTGTCGCCATATTGGTGCCGGCCTATAAAGAAGACCGGGTGATCATGGAGTGTGTGGAATCTTGCCTGCGGCAGAATTATCCTCATGACCGGTATGATGTGGTGGTTATCTCCGACCGGATGGAAGCGGTAACGAATGGGAGGCTGTCGGCTTTACCTCTTATTTTGGAGGTCGTCCGCTTCGAGAACAGTACGAAAGCAAAGGCGCTGAATCTGGCCATGAGTCATCTGTCGGGCTATGATTTGGCTTTGATCTTGGATGCGGATAATACCATAGGCCCTGACTATCTCAATCAAGTCAATGCTGCTCCTTTCAACGGAAACATCGTCGGCTACCAGACGCACCGGACAGCCAAGAATAAGAATACGAGTCTCGCTTACCTCGATGCTGTAAGTGAAGAGATCAATAACAGTATTTTCCGGCAAGGGCATGTGAATATGGGCCTGTCGGCCGCTTTGATCGGTTCAGGTATGGTCTTTGATTTCGAACTAATCAAAAAGATGCTATCCGATATACACGCGATTGGCGGTTTCGACCGGGCTTTGGAACTTACTTTATTTAAAGCTGGTAAACGTATTGATTATTTGCCGGATACTTATGTCTTGGATGAGAAGGTTCAGAACTGCCGGGATTTTGCCCGACAACGTAGGAGGTGGCTGTCGGCACAGATTCATTACCTGAGGGAGTTTGTTGGTGATGTGCCGGTTGCCTTGTTGAATAAGAATTGGGATTTTTGCGATAAACTGTTCCAGCAGATGAGTATTCCCCGTTTGCTCCTGTTGGGAGGTGCTTTTATTATTGCTCTGGTCATTTCTTTCATTTCCTGGCAAGTTTCCCTGAAATGGTGGGCGCTGTTCTGTATATTGATAGTCTCTTTGCTACTGGCTGTTCCAAAGAGTTTATATACTAGGAGACTATTCGTTGCCGTGATAGAATTGCCGGAGACGTTTTTCAGTATGTTCCTGAACCTTTTCCGTTTAAAGGGAGCTAATGAGAAGTTTATTCATACGGAGCATGGGGTAGAATAA
- a CDS encoding UDP-glucuronic acid decarboxylase family protein translates to MKSILVTGGAGFIGSHLCKRLVKEGNRVICLDNYFTGSELFVHDLLKYPGFQLVEHDVTIPYKTTSMIDEIYNLACPASPIHYQYDPIKTIKTSILGAINMLDLAQEHDARILQASTSEVYGDPFVHPQPESYWGNVNTIGLRSCYDEGKRASETLFMDYYRQNKLKVKIIRIFNTYGPYMTVNDGRVVSNFIIQALNNESITVYGSGHQTRSFQYVDDLVEGMVRMMSTGDSFTGPVNLGNPDEFTMLELAEHIIRLTGSRSEIVFRPLPSDDPKQRKPDITLARKMLHGWTPSISLDEGLRKTISYFQGL, encoded by the coding sequence ATGAAATCTATATTGGTGACCGGAGGAGCCGGATTTATAGGGTCGCATTTATGCAAACGATTAGTGAAGGAAGGAAACAGGGTGATCTGCCTGGATAATTATTTTACCGGCTCCGAGCTCTTTGTGCACGATCTGCTTAAGTACCCCGGATTTCAATTGGTCGAACACGATGTGACCATTCCCTATAAAACGACTTCAATGATTGATGAAATCTATAACTTGGCATGCCCGGCTTCGCCGATCCATTACCAGTATGATCCGATTAAAACAATTAAGACTTCTATTTTGGGAGCTATCAATATGCTGGATTTGGCTCAAGAGCATGATGCCCGTATTTTACAGGCTTCGACGAGCGAGGTATATGGTGACCCTTTCGTTCATCCACAGCCGGAATCGTATTGGGGAAATGTGAATACAATAGGTCTCCGTAGCTGTTACGACGAAGGGAAACGGGCATCGGAAACGCTTTTCATGGATTATTACCGCCAAAACAAACTGAAGGTTAAAATTATCCGTATCTTTAATACTTATGGTCCATATATGACGGTCAATGACGGTCGTGTCGTTTCTAACTTCATTATTCAGGCTCTTAACAACGAGAGTATAACAGTCTACGGCAGTGGGCATCAGACCCGTAGTTTCCAGTATGTGGATGATTTGGTAGAGGGAATGGTCCGCATGATGTCGACCGGAGACTCTTTTACGGGGCCGGTCAACCTGGGCAACCCCGACGAGTTTACGATGCTTGAACTGGCAGAGCATATCATCCGCCTCACAGGCTCCCGCTCGGAGATCGTTTTCCGTCCTTTGCCGTCCGATGATCCTAAGCAACGGAAGCCGGACATTACGCTTGCCAGGAAGATGCTCCACGGGTGGACGCCTTCTATCTCTCTGGATGAAGGGCTTAGAAAGACAATCAGTTATTTCCAAGGTTTGTAA